One Halomonas sp. M4R1S46 genomic window carries:
- a CDS encoding farnesyl diphosphate synthase: MLAARLAADRARVDACLAALFETRQAPAPRLEAAMRHGVLVGGKRLRPVLVYAAGRALRAAAGALDAPAAALELIHAYSLVHDDLPAMDDDDLRRGQPTVHRAYDEATAILAGDALQALAFEVLAGTGHPRLPAMVGTLARAAGRDGMVAGQVLDLAAVGGHPDVAALATMHGHKTGALIRAAVRLGGLVAVTEDDPRLAALERYAAAIGLAFQVHDDVLDVTGDTATLGKASGADAARDKPTYPTLLGLEGARAKARELVEEGVAALAPLGASAAPLAELARYMIERDH, translated from the coding sequence ATGCTGGCGGCCCGACTGGCCGCGGACCGGGCCCGGGTGGACGCCTGCCTGGCGGCCCTCTTCGAGACCCGGCAGGCCCCGGCACCACGCCTCGAGGCGGCGATGCGCCACGGCGTGCTGGTCGGCGGCAAGCGCCTGCGGCCGGTGCTGGTGTATGCCGCCGGCCGTGCCCTGCGGGCCGCCGCCGGGGCCCTGGACGCCCCGGCGGCGGCCCTCGAGCTGATCCATGCCTACTCGCTGGTCCACGACGACCTGCCGGCCATGGACGATGACGACCTGCGCCGCGGCCAGCCCACGGTGCACCGCGCCTATGACGAGGCCACCGCCATCCTGGCCGGCGATGCCCTCCAGGCCCTGGCCTTCGAGGTCCTGGCGGGCACCGGCCATCCCCGGCTGCCGGCGATGGTCGGCACCCTGGCCCGGGCGGCCGGCCGCGACGGCATGGTCGCCGGCCAGGTGCTGGACCTGGCCGCCGTGGGGGGACACCCCGACGTGGCGGCGCTGGCCACCATGCACGGCCACAAGACCGGGGCGCTGATCCGCGCCGCGGTGCGCCTGGGGGGGCTGGTCGCGGTGACCGAGGACGACCCGCGGCTGGCGGCCCTGGAACGCTATGCCGCGGCCATCGGCCTGGCCTTCCAGGTGCACGACGACGTGCTCGACGTGACCGGCGACACCGCCACCCTGGGCAAGGCCTCCGGGGCCGATGCCGCCCGTGACAAGCCGACCTACCCCACCCTGCTGGGGCTCGAGGGCGCCCGGGCCAAGGCTCGCGAGCTGGTCGAGGAGGGCGTGGCGGCGCTCGCGCCCCTCGGCGCGTCCGCCGCGCCCCTGGCCGAACTGGCCCGATACATGATCGAGCGTGACCACTGA
- a CDS encoding exodeoxyribonuclease VII small subunit translates to MAGQDRQHQGDAGEAPADFAATVERLETLVERLESGELSLEGSLEAFEQGVRLTRDAQRRLDEAELKVRTLTEGEGGGVDLEPFAPPAEDDGER, encoded by the coding sequence ATGGCGGGACAGGACAGGCAGCACCAGGGCGATGCCGGCGAGGCGCCGGCGGACTTCGCCGCGACCGTCGAGCGGCTCGAGACGCTGGTCGAGCGACTGGAATCCGGCGAGCTGTCGCTGGAGGGCTCGCTCGAGGCCTTCGAGCAGGGTGTGCGCCTGACCCGCGATGCCCAGCGGCGTCTCGACGAGGCCGAGCTCAAGGTGCGAACCCTGACCGAGGGCGAGGGCGGCGGCGTCGACCTCGAGCCCTTCGCGCCGCCGGCGGAGGACGACGGTGAACGCTGA
- the ribA gene encoding GTP cyclohydrolase II — MTIRYIAASRLPTPWATFTMHGFEDEATGKDHIALTLGEVGDGEPVLGRVHSECLTGDALFSMRCDCGYQLQEALKRIAEEGRGVLLYLRQEGRGIGLLNKIRAYHLQDQGADTVEANEQLGFAADLRRYDLCVPMLEQLGIGSLKLMTNNPRKVEALTRAGVGISERVGLTTGLNPHNEHYLSTKAGKLGHMMALGDFTQASDVDIERKP; from the coding sequence GTGACGATTCGCTACATCGCCGCCTCCCGGCTGCCCACCCCCTGGGCCACCTTCACCATGCACGGCTTCGAGGACGAGGCTACCGGCAAGGACCATATCGCCCTGACCCTGGGCGAGGTCGGCGATGGCGAGCCGGTGCTGGGGCGCGTGCACTCCGAGTGCCTGACCGGCGACGCCCTCTTCTCGATGCGCTGCGACTGTGGCTACCAGCTCCAGGAGGCCCTCAAGCGCATCGCCGAGGAGGGCCGCGGGGTACTGCTCTACCTGCGCCAGGAGGGCCGCGGCATCGGCCTGCTCAACAAGATCCGCGCCTACCACCTCCAGGATCAGGGCGCCGACACCGTCGAGGCCAACGAGCAGCTCGGCTTCGCCGCCGACCTGCGCCGCTACGACCTCTGCGTGCCGATGCTCGAGCAGCTGGGCATCGGCTCGCTCAAGCTGATGACCAACAACCCGCGCAAGGTCGAGGCCCTGACCCGGGCCGGCGTCGGCATCAGCGAGCGGGTGGGACTGACCACCGGCCTCAACCCCCACAACGAGCATTACCTGTCCACCAAGGCCGGCAAGCTCGGCCACATGATGGCGCTGGGCGACTTCACCCAGGCCAGCGACGTGGATATCGAACGCAAGCCCTAG
- the trhA gene encoding PAQR family membrane homeostasis protein TrhA — protein MYRPTEPPGDPDFSLLEELLHSASHGLGAILSLAGMVALIVLSSRGMAATPHKVAAVSLYGTTLVLLYTASTLYHGTRHPRLKRAFRVLDHCAIYTLIAGTYTPFLMVNLQDSLGEPLLAVIWTLAVAGIALKLWRPFALGGLHMAVYLLMGWLILVAAGELDEALSLTGLGLLIAGGASYTLGIVFFAVRAIPFNHTIWHLCVLGGSTCHFFAVVTDVLPYSP, from the coding sequence ATGTATCGGCCAACCGAGCCTCCGGGCGACCCCGACTTCTCGCTCCTCGAGGAGCTGCTGCACAGCGCCAGCCACGGCCTGGGGGCGATCCTGAGCCTCGCCGGGATGGTGGCGCTGATCGTCCTGAGCAGCCGTGGCATGGCGGCCACGCCCCACAAGGTCGCCGCCGTCTCGCTCTACGGCACCACCCTGGTGCTGCTCTATACCGCCTCGACCCTCTATCACGGCACGCGCCACCCCCGCCTCAAGCGGGCCTTCCGCGTGCTGGACCACTGCGCCATCTACACCCTGATCGCCGGTACCTACACCCCCTTCCTGATGGTCAATCTCCAGGACTCCCTGGGCGAGCCCCTGCTGGCCGTGATCTGGACCCTGGCGGTGGCCGGGATCGCCCTCAAGCTGTGGCGCCCCTTTGCGCTCGGCGGCCTGCACATGGCCGTCTACCTGCTGATGGGCTGGCTGATCCTGGTCGCCGCCGGCGAGCTCGACGAGGCCCTCTCCCTCACTGGCCTCGGCCTGCTGATCGCCGGCGGGGCCTCCTACACGCTGGGCATCGTGTTCTTCGCGGTCCGGGCGATCCCCTTCAACCACACCATCTGGCACCTCTGCGTGCTGGGCGGCAGCACCTGCCACTTCTTCGCCGTGGTCACCGACGTACTGCCCTACTCTCCCTGA
- the djlA gene encoding co-chaperone DjlA — protein MLMAMLIGAVIGFLVGGPLGLLIGGGLGYWLVRRLRKSLVGRLAGAQAQFLESTFAVMGCMCKADGRVTEAELEASRQLWDRLRLSEAQRAQARAAFTRGKAPDFDLEAELAKVRQVVGRQRALLQVFLQVQLAAIAADGQLHPAEHDMLLRVARGLGCSEAEIAQIEAMLRGGPEAAGEQGLSLEDAYQVLGLDPEASDAEVKKAYRRLMSENHPDKLAAKGLPESMREMAKERTSEIGSAYERIRKARATA, from the coding sequence ATGTTGATGGCCATGCTGATCGGCGCGGTAATCGGCTTCCTGGTCGGCGGCCCCCTGGGGCTGCTGATCGGGGGTGGCCTCGGCTACTGGCTGGTGCGGCGGTTGCGCAAGAGCCTGGTGGGCCGGCTGGCCGGGGCCCAGGCGCAGTTCCTCGAGTCGACCTTCGCGGTCATGGGCTGCATGTGCAAGGCCGATGGCCGGGTCACCGAGGCCGAGCTGGAGGCCTCCCGGCAGCTGTGGGATCGCCTGCGGCTCAGCGAGGCGCAGCGGGCTCAGGCCCGGGCCGCCTTCACCCGCGGCAAGGCCCCCGACTTCGACCTGGAGGCGGAGCTGGCCAAGGTGCGCCAGGTGGTGGGCCGCCAGCGCGCCCTGTTGCAGGTGTTCCTGCAGGTCCAGCTCGCGGCGATCGCCGCCGATGGCCAGCTGCATCCCGCCGAGCATGACATGCTGCTGCGCGTGGCGCGGGGCCTGGGCTGCTCCGAGGCCGAGATCGCCCAGATCGAGGCCATGCTGCGTGGCGGCCCCGAGGCGGCGGGCGAGCAGGGCCTCTCCCTGGAGGATGCCTACCAGGTGCTGGGCCTCGACCCCGAGGCCAGCGATGCCGAGGTCAAGAAGGCCTATCGTCGCCTGATGAGCGAGAACCACCCCGACAAGCTCGCCGCCAAGGGGCTGCCCGAGAGCATGCGCGAGATGGCCAAGGAGCGCACCAGCGAGATCGGCAGTGCCTACGAGCGCATCCGCAAGGCCCGGGCCACCGCCTGA
- a CDS encoding VanZ family protein yields MPEAGWLRRWHDRRRLWACLAVAAALVVGWGSLTPASELPQALPWDKASHFLGYAGLAGLSGLAGLRLPLAFLVAVLFGAAIELAQIPVPGRFGGDVSDILANGLGAAVAVLALAGLRRGFLPERA; encoded by the coding sequence ATGCCTGAAGCGGGCTGGCTCCGGCGCTGGCACGACCGGCGCCGCCTGTGGGCCTGCCTGGCGGTGGCGGCGGCCCTGGTCGTTGGCTGGGGCAGCCTGACGCCCGCCAGCGAGCTGCCCCAGGCCCTGCCCTGGGACAAGGCCAGCCACTTCCTCGGCTATGCCGGGCTCGCCGGCCTGAGTGGCCTCGCCGGGCTGCGCCTGCCGCTGGCCTTCCTCGTTGCCGTCCTGTTCGGCGCGGCGATCGAGCTGGCCCAGATCCCCGTCCCGGGGCGCTTCGGTGGCGATGTCTCGGACATCCTGGCCAACGGCCTGGGGGCGGCGGTCGCCGTGCTGGCGCTCGCCGGATTGCGCCGGGGCTTTCTTCCCGAGCGCGCTTAG
- the dxs gene encoding 1-deoxy-D-xylulose-5-phosphate synthase: MKLFDDIPVERPATPLLDTLETPAALRAMDDAQLAQVADELRAYLLYSVGVSGGHFGAGLGVVELTVALHHALETPHDRLVWDVGHQAYPHKILTGRREAMTRIRQYGGLAAFPRRAESPYDTFGVGHSSTSISAALGMALAARTQGEPRRVCAVIGDGALTAGMAYEALAHAGHVDANLLVVLNDNEMSISENVGGIASYLARILASKPYTTMREGGKRVLSHLPGALELARRTEEHMKGMVSPATLFEEMGFNYIGPIDGHDLPALVHTLRNMCDMEGPQFLHVKTRKGRGFLPAEADPIGYHAITKLEKNGDPPPPLAPTHPAPAKKKRKYCSVFGDWLCDMAAADARLIGITPAMREGSDLIRFSQEYPERYYDVAIAEQHAVTLAAGMACEAMKPVVAIYSTFLQRGYDQLIHDVAVQELDVTFAIDRAGLVGEDGPTHHGALDLAFLRCVPGMVVLAPADEAECRAMLSAAYHHPGPAAVRYPRGTGPGVAIPDHLEPLAIGRAEMRRRAGGDGARVALLAFGSLNGPAAEVADALGATHLNMRSIKPLDREAVLAAADDHDLLVTLEENVVAGGAGSGVNELLAAEGRRTSVLNLGLPDAFVEHGKPAELLAECGLDADGIEAAIRARLAAA, translated from the coding sequence ATGAAGCTGTTCGATGACATTCCGGTCGAGCGTCCGGCGACGCCGCTGCTCGACACCCTGGAGACGCCGGCCGCCCTGCGCGCCATGGACGATGCCCAGCTCGCCCAGGTGGCCGATGAGCTGCGCGCCTACCTGCTCTACAGCGTGGGCGTCTCGGGCGGGCACTTCGGTGCCGGCCTCGGCGTCGTGGAGCTCACGGTGGCCTTGCACCATGCCCTGGAGACCCCCCACGACCGGCTGGTGTGGGACGTCGGCCACCAGGCCTACCCCCACAAGATCCTCACCGGACGTCGCGAGGCGATGACGCGGATCCGCCAGTACGGCGGCTTGGCGGCCTTCCCGCGGCGTGCCGAGTCGCCGTACGACACCTTCGGCGTCGGCCACTCGAGTACCTCCATCTCGGCGGCCCTGGGCATGGCGCTGGCCGCCCGCACCCAGGGCGAGCCGCGGCGGGTCTGTGCGGTGATCGGCGACGGCGCCCTGACCGCCGGCATGGCCTACGAGGCCCTGGCCCATGCCGGCCATGTCGACGCCAACCTGCTGGTGGTGCTCAACGACAACGAGATGTCGATCTCCGAGAACGTCGGCGGCATCGCCAGCTACCTGGCGCGGATCCTCGCCAGCAAGCCCTACACCACCATGCGCGAGGGCGGCAAGCGGGTGCTCTCGCACCTGCCCGGCGCCCTGGAGCTGGCCCGGCGCACCGAGGAGCACATGAAGGGCATGGTCAGCCCGGCCACCCTGTTCGAGGAGATGGGCTTCAACTACATCGGCCCCATCGACGGCCATGACCTGCCGGCCCTGGTCCACACCCTGCGCAACATGTGCGACATGGAGGGCCCGCAGTTCCTCCACGTGAAAACCCGCAAGGGGCGCGGCTTCCTGCCCGCCGAGGCCGACCCGATCGGCTACCATGCGATCACCAAGCTGGAGAAGAACGGCGATCCCCCGCCGCCGCTCGCGCCGACCCACCCCGCGCCCGCGAAGAAGAAACGCAAGTATTGCAGCGTGTTCGGCGACTGGCTGTGCGACATGGCGGCGGCGGATGCGCGGCTGATCGGCATCACCCCGGCGATGCGCGAGGGCTCGGACCTGATCCGCTTCTCCCAGGAGTATCCCGAGCGCTACTACGACGTGGCCATCGCCGAGCAGCATGCCGTGACGCTGGCCGCCGGCATGGCCTGCGAGGCCATGAAGCCGGTGGTGGCCATCTACTCCACCTTCCTGCAGCGCGGCTACGACCAGCTGATCCACGATGTGGCCGTGCAGGAGCTCGACGTGACCTTCGCCATCGACCGCGCGGGGCTGGTCGGCGAGGACGGCCCCACTCACCACGGCGCCCTGGATCTCGCCTTCCTGCGCTGTGTGCCCGGCATGGTGGTGCTGGCGCCGGCCGACGAGGCCGAGTGCCGGGCCATGCTCAGTGCCGCCTACCACCATCCCGGCCCCGCGGCGGTGCGCTACCCGCGCGGCACCGGTCCCGGGGTGGCGATCCCCGATCACCTCGAGCCCCTGGCGATCGGCCGAGCCGAGATGCGCCGGCGGGCCGGTGGCGACGGCGCCCGGGTGGCGCTGCTGGCCTTCGGCAGCCTCAATGGCCCGGCGGCGGAGGTGGCCGACGCCCTGGGTGCCACGCACCTCAACATGCGCTCGATCAAGCCCCTGGACCGCGAGGCGGTCCTGGCGGCGGCCGACGACCATGATTTGCTGGTGACCCTGGAGGAGAACGTGGTCGCCGGCGGGGCCGGCAGCGGGGTCAACGAGCTGCTGGCGGCCGAGGGGCGGCGGACGAGCGTGCTCAACCTGGGCCTGCCCGATGCCTTCGTCGAGCACGGCAAGCCGGCGGAGCTGCTGGCCGAATGCGGCCTCGACGCCGACGGCATCGAGGCCGCCATCCGCGCGCGCCTGGCGGCCGCCTGA
- the hemE gene encoding uroporphyrinogen decarboxylase, with protein MELKNDRLLRALARQPVDRTPVWMMRQAGRYLPEYREVRAQAGSFMDLCRNRDLACEVTLQPLERYPLDAAILFSDILTIPDAMGLGLYFETGEGPKFRKPVRTPEAVAALAVPDVERDLDYVMNAVSTIRGELNGRVPLIGFSGSPWTLATYMVEGASSKDFRHVKAMLYDTPDTMHRLLDTLAHAVTDYLNAQIRAGAQVVQIFDTWGGALSTPAYLEFSLRYMEQIVAGLIREHQGRRVPVILFTKNGGQWLEDLSATGADALGLDWSTELSGARERVGHRVALQGNLDPNVLFARPSAIRAEVARILDSYGEGPGHVFNLGHGISQFTDPDRVTAFMEALHELSPAYHRNIAHA; from the coding sequence ATGGAACTCAAGAACGATCGCCTTCTGCGCGCCCTGGCGCGTCAGCCCGTGGACCGCACGCCGGTGTGGATGATGCGCCAGGCCGGCCGCTACCTGCCCGAGTACCGTGAGGTGCGCGCCCAGGCCGGCAGCTTCATGGACCTGTGCCGCAACCGTGACCTGGCCTGCGAGGTCACCCTCCAGCCGCTGGAGCGCTACCCGCTGGATGCCGCCATCCTCTTCTCGGACATCCTCACCATCCCCGACGCCATGGGGCTGGGCCTGTACTTCGAGACCGGCGAGGGGCCGAAATTCCGCAAGCCGGTGCGCACCCCGGAGGCGGTCGCGGCGCTGGCCGTGCCCGACGTCGAGCGCGACCTCGACTACGTGATGAACGCCGTCTCGACCATCCGCGGCGAGCTGAACGGCCGGGTGCCGCTGATCGGCTTCTCCGGCAGCCCCTGGACGCTGGCCACCTACATGGTCGAGGGCGCCTCGAGCAAGGACTTCCGCCACGTCAAGGCCATGCTCTACGACACCCCGGACACCATGCACCGGCTGCTCGACACCCTGGCCCATGCGGTGACCGACTACCTCAACGCCCAGATCCGCGCCGGGGCCCAGGTCGTGCAGATCTTCGACACCTGGGGCGGGGCGCTGTCCACGCCGGCCTACCTGGAGTTCTCGCTGCGCTACATGGAGCAGATCGTCGCCGGGCTGATCCGCGAGCACCAGGGCCGCCGGGTGCCGGTGATCCTGTTCACCAAGAACGGTGGCCAGTGGCTCGAGGACCTGTCGGCCACCGGCGCCGATGCCCTGGGCCTGGACTGGAGCACCGAGCTCTCCGGCGCCCGGGAGCGGGTCGGCCATCGCGTCGCCCTGCAGGGCAACCTGGACCCCAACGTGCTGTTCGCGCGGCCCTCGGCGATCCGCGCCGAGGTGGCCCGCATCCTCGACAGCTACGGCGAGGGGCCCGGCCATGTCTTCAACCTGGGCCACGGCATCAGCCAGTTCACCGATCCGGACCGGGTCACCGCCTTCATGGAGGCTCTGCACGAACTGAGCCCGGCCTATCACCGCAACATCGCCCATGCCTGA
- a CDS encoding Na+/H+ antiporter NhaC family protein yields the protein MTFGLFSLLPPVLAIVLALVTRNVIPALFCGVWLGATMLAGGNPAAGLYNSFGDFIIPSVGDEWSVTVLIYCGLFGVLIGVLQRTGGAQAIARAISARVASRRGAQGATLGLGVLIFFEDYFNALTVGSVMRPITDRMGVSREKLAYIVDSTSAPMCLLGPVSTWVVFVMGLIGTQLAAMDASGSEYLIYLASIPLNFYAWLALGLIVYIVVTQWDFGPMARAEERARTTGAVMAEGATPPSGHEVEEMATVPEHQARKRNMLVPIAVLVGMIPPLFLWTGGFPENDLVTAVGEADGGQSILIATFVAVAVGLAMGMAQKLFDFREAMDIVVDGIKSMTLVYIILTLAWSIGSVTAELGTADYLVTLAEANIAPSLVPVLLFLIGALVAFTTGTSYGTFAIMIPIAMPVAMAMDLSLSLAIAAVLSGGIFGDHCSPISDTTILSSAGASCDHIDHVRTQLPYAITASVAGILAFFVAGLSGSALVGGGAGVVALVAAALALRLLGNAALRRREALAD from the coding sequence ATGACTTTCGGTCTGTTTTCCCTGCTGCCGCCGGTGCTGGCCATCGTGCTGGCACTGGTGACGCGCAACGTGATACCGGCGCTGTTCTGTGGCGTCTGGCTGGGTGCCACCATGCTGGCGGGCGGCAACCCGGCCGCCGGTCTCTACAACAGCTTCGGCGACTTCATCATCCCCAGCGTCGGCGACGAGTGGAGCGTCACCGTACTGATCTACTGCGGCCTGTTCGGGGTGCTGATCGGCGTGCTGCAGCGGACCGGCGGCGCCCAGGCCATCGCCCGCGCCATCTCGGCGCGGGTGGCCTCGCGGCGGGGTGCCCAGGGCGCGACCCTGGGGCTCGGCGTGCTGATCTTCTTCGAGGACTACTTCAATGCCCTGACCGTGGGCAGCGTGATGCGGCCGATCACCGATCGCATGGGCGTATCCCGGGAGAAGCTGGCCTATATCGTCGATTCCACCTCGGCGCCGATGTGCCTGCTGGGGCCGGTCTCGACCTGGGTGGTCTTCGTGATGGGCCTGATCGGCACCCAGCTCGCCGCGATGGACGCCAGCGGCTCCGAGTACCTCATCTACCTGGCCTCGATCCCCCTCAACTTCTATGCCTGGCTGGCGCTGGGGCTGATCGTCTACATCGTCGTCACCCAATGGGACTTCGGCCCCATGGCCCGGGCCGAGGAGCGCGCCCGTACCACTGGCGCGGTGATGGCCGAGGGCGCCACCCCGCCCTCGGGCCATGAGGTCGAGGAGATGGCCACGGTGCCCGAGCACCAGGCGCGCAAGCGCAACATGCTGGTGCCCATCGCCGTGCTGGTGGGGATGATCCCGCCGCTGTTCCTGTGGACCGGTGGCTTCCCCGAGAACGACCTGGTCACCGCGGTGGGCGAGGCCGATGGCGGCCAGTCGATCCTGATCGCGACCTTCGTGGCCGTGGCGGTGGGCCTCGCCATGGGCATGGCCCAGAAGCTGTTCGACTTCCGCGAGGCCATGGACATCGTGGTCGACGGCATCAAGAGCATGACCCTGGTCTACATCATCCTCACCCTGGCATGGTCCATCGGCAGCGTGACCGCCGAACTCGGCACCGCCGACTACCTGGTCACCCTCGCCGAGGCCAACATCGCGCCGAGCCTGGTGCCGGTGCTGCTGTTCCTGATCGGGGCTCTCGTGGCCTTCACCACCGGCACCTCCTATGGGACCTTCGCCATCATGATCCCCATCGCCATGCCGGTGGCCATGGCCATGGACCTGTCGCTGTCGCTGGCCATTGCCGCGGTGCTGAGCGGCGGCATCTTCGGCGATCACTGCTCGCCGATCTCGGATACCACCATCCTGTCGTCGGCGGGGGCGTCCTGTGACCATATCGACCATGTGCGCACCCAGCTGCCCTATGCGATCACCGCCAGCGTGGCGGGCATCCTGGCCTTCTTCGTCGCTGGTCTGTCGGGCAGTGCCCTGGTCGGCGGCGGCGCCGGTGTCGTCGCCCTGGTGGCCGCGGCGCTGGCCCTGCGCCTGCTGGGCAACGCCGCGCTCCGCAGGCGTGAGGCGCTGGCCGACTGA